cctctctctctcttccaccttctttCGTTGCAGCTTTTGGTTCTTTCAGCCTTGTTGAAGTGTTCACAGACAAGCTCATTTCTTGGTACGCATCTCTAAAACTGTTACACAATATCATTTGTCTTATCATAAGCAGAGTATTGAGACTCGACAAACTCTGGTGTTTACAGGTTTCCACTGTATTATCATGCAAAGTTTGCGTTCCTCGTCTGGCTTCAACTTCCCACCATTGATGTACTTCTCCCATCTCTTTGTAGTGTCATccttaaaacattttattaatcCCTTGCTGATCGGTTCTGCGATTCTCAATTTGCTTCCTTGTCCGGTGATAGGgagcaaaacaaatatataacaaCCATCTTCGCCCTTTCCTGATACGACACCAAGCTAGAGTTGATCGACTTGTGGATGGAGTCTATGAGGAGATGGTACACTGTTACTTCCTTCATAACTCAGACTATTCTGCATTCTTCAGTTACTTTGTAAAAGCTTTATAAACACACGACATTTGTGCAGGTCAAGGTCGTTAGGTCGCACCAAGGAGAAATACGGTTTGTGCGATCAATGATCGCAAGCATCTTGGGATCAGGTTAGCTTCCACGTTCTAAATGTTCGGTCCTCAAATAACTACTGCTCTGTTACTAAATAGAATGTTATCCTGCTTGTTGTTCCAATAGCCAATGAAGTTACACCACCAAGCCAACAACAAGGAGAGATCTCAAACAGCAGTCCCGAACCAGAAGTATCAACGGCAATAGTCCGAG
The sequence above is drawn from the Brassica napus cultivar Da-Ae chromosome A8, Da-Ae, whole genome shotgun sequence genome and encodes:
- the LOC106361436 gene encoding HVA22-like protein k — protein: MNGFASQIPSMALLGSGFTSEVGLRVLLSPLSSNIVLRTACCSIGIGLPVYSTFKAIENRDQDQQQKWLIYWAAFGSFSLVEVFTDKLISWFPLYYHAKFAFLVWLQLPTIDGAKQIYNNHLRPFLIRHQARVDRLVDGVYEEMVKVVRSHQGEIRFVRSMIASILGSANEVTPPSQQQGEISNSSPEPEVSTAIVRDSESESDHEE